Below is a window of Yersinia kristensenii DNA.
ACTTTTTTATCGCATGGATCACAACAAACCCCAGAATCAATGCGATATGACGCATAAAAAACTAATATTCTCCGCAGGCTCCTCACCAGCTCAGCAAACTCACCTAGAATAAAATGGAATCAGCGTGATCCGCAGCCGTAAATATCTGCGTTGAAAGGCAAAAAGGAACATTCCTATGATAAGTCACCAGCCATTTGTTCATCCCGATGAGATACGCGCCAGATTCTCCAGTGCTATGTCGGATATGTATCAGACTGAAGTCCCGCTATACGGTGATTTATTGGAGTTAGTTGCCGAGACCAACCGCCAAACTATGGAACAATTGCCAGAACTGACCCGCCATTTGCATCAAACTGGGGAAATTGGGCGATTAAATATGGAAAGGCATGGTGCTATCCGCGTGGGAACTGCCACCGAGCTCACCACCTTACGCCGCTTATTTGCAGTTATGGGGATGGCTCCCGTCGGGTATTACGATCTGGCCCCTGCCGGTGTACCTGTTCACTCTACGGCTTTTCGCGCAGTACATGAAACTTCATTGCAAATCTGCCCATTTAGAATTTTCACTTCCTTACTGCGATTAGAGTTGATTGAGCAACCAGAGCTGCGGCAACGAGCAATTGATACTCTTGCCAAAAGAAATATTTTTACGTCACGTCTTATCGAGTTAATTGTTAAGCATGAAACGGCCGGAGGGCTGACTAGCAATGAAGCAGCTGATTTTATTACTGAATCCTTGGAAACATTCCGCTGGCATAATCAAGCTACCGTGAGTGCTGAGATTTATCATCAACTGCATGATCAACATCGGTTAATTGCTGATGTCATTGCTTTTAAAGGGCCACATATTAACCATTTGACCCCACGAACACTGAATATAGACGCAGTACAAGCTGCCATGCTGAAACACAACATTACCCCCAAAGCCGTCATTGAAGGGCCCCCCCCTCGCCATTGCCCAATACTGCTGCGACAAACCAGTTTTAAAGCATTGGAAGAAAAAATCGCGTTTGTATCATCCGATGGGCATATTGTTCAAGGGAGTCACACCGCCCGCTTTGGCGAAATAGAACAGCGTGGCGCTGCGCTGACCGCTAAGGGCCGCAATCTTTATGACCGCTTGCTGCAAGCGGCTCAGGATCAACTGCAAGCCCCTGCAAATGAGGAAAATGCAGCGCAATACATGGCTATTCTTAGCGAGAAATTTAGCCAGTTTCCGGATGATTACCCGACCATGCGCGCTGAAAAACTCGCTTTCTTCCGCTATTTCCCGACAGAAAAAAAACTCAGCGAACCTACGGCCTCAATGCAAAATTTAACTTTAGACGAGCTGATTGGCGCCGGATTTATCCAATTTGAACCTTTGGTTTATGAAGATTTCCTGCCGGTCAGTGCTGCGGGTATTTTTCAGTCCAATTTAGGGGATAAAGGGCAAAACCATTTTGCAGGACATTCCAGTAAGCAGGATTTCCAACAGGACTTGGGATCTGATGTTATTGATGAACTACAACTGTACGAAAAAACTCAGCAACACTCGCTAACGGCATGCGCGGCGGCTCTAAAGCTCACATCACTGAGTCTATAAATTGGATTATGCAGAATGGTGCGATAGTGCCTGAATCTTCAACAATAATTGTTCAGCTTGATCGGGAGGTAACTGCGCATCTACTGGCAAATACCACCAATTGGGCTGAGCAAAAGCTCGGCACTTAACAGCATCTTTTTCAGTCATTAGTAAAATTTGTGGCCCGGACGTCAGCGAGCTAAGTTGGGACAGTGAATAATCCTGATGGTCGGCGAAAGCATATTCCTTTTTGAGTTCAATACCGAGCAGACTTAGCGTAGCAAAAAAACGCGGGGGATGGCCGATGCCAGCCATGGCAACAACATGCTGTAATTGTTGCGCAGGAAAACGTTCGCCTGTCACCAAATTGACCGCCTCCCGTGCAACCAGTTGCATTGGTATTTCACCAGTGGCGGCAATACCGCCATTGGTTATCACTGCATCGACTGAGCGCAATCGCCCTGCCCGCTCGCGCATCGGGCCTGCGGGCAGCCACCAGCCATTACCAAAGCGGCGAACACCATCAATCACCACCAGCTCAAAATCCCGCTGTAATGCATAATGCTGTAAGCCGTCATCAGTAATGATGAAGTCCAAATTATGAGATTTCAGTAATGCTTGGACCGCATCAGAACGCTTCGGCGAGACCGCAACTGGGGCACCTGTTCGTTGATAAATTAGAACAGGTTCATCACCGGCCTGAGTGGTTGTAGTCTCGCTGGATAGTAATAACGGATACACAGACTTGCCGCCATAACCACGGGACACAACTCCGATGCGATAACCCCGCTGTTTTAGCTGTTCCACCAACCAAATAACCACCGGCGTTTTACCATTACCGCCGACAGTCAGGTTGCCCACAATGATAATAGGCACGGGGGAGCGCCATGCTGAACGCCACCCCAGAGTATAACTGACACGGATAAGCCAAGTGATCACACCATATAGCCAGGACAGTGGCAGCAATAACAAATACAGCCAAGACTTCCCAGACCAAATACGCTCAATCATTGGCCAAACTGCATACGGTTAAGTTGAGCATAAACGCCCTTTTTCGCCAGCAATTCTGCATGCATGCCACGCTCCACAATGCGCCCGTCCTCAATGACCAGAATCTCATCCGCTTTTTCAATGGTCGACAAACGGTGGGCAATAACCAGTGAAGTACGGTTTTTCTGCAATTCATCCAATGCGGCCTGAATTGCCCGCTCTGATTCAGTATCCAGTGCTGAAGTCGCTTCATCCAGAATCAATATTGGGCAGTCCCGTAACAGCGCCCGTGCAATGGCAATACGCTGACGCTGGCCACCAGAGAGCATGACACCGTTTTCACCAATCACGGTATCCAGGCCATTTTCCATTTTATTGATAAAGTCCATGGCATAAGCCATGCGGGCAGCTTCTTCAATTTCAGCACGGCTGTATTGCTCATCACGGGCATAAGCAATGTTATTAGCCACCGTATCATTGAATAGATGAACATTTTGTGACACCAACGCGACCTGGTTGCGTAATGCCCCCAACCGGTAATCACGCAAGTCATGGCCATCCAACAAAATACTGCCTTCGCTGACATCATAGAAACGGGTCATTAAATTAGCGATAGTTGACTTACCAGAGCCTGATCGCCCCACTAATGCAACTGTTTTACCTGCATCAATATGCATATTGATGTCATTCAGTGCTGGAGTATCTTTACCCGGATAGTAGAACGTCACATGGCGGAATTCTATTTCGCCTTTAGCGCGTTCAACTTCCAGTTTACCCTCGTCTTTTTCCTGCTCCATATCCAGAATAGTGAACAGCGTCTGACAAGCAGCCATTCCACGTTGGAATTGAGCATTCACATTGGTCAGTGATTTCAATGGTCGCATCAGCGCAATCATGGCTGAGAACACCACAGTAATGGTACCAGCGGTCAGGGTTTCCATCACACTCGGGAAGCTTGCTGCATACAGGACAAATGCCAGAGCAAAAGAGGCAATCAACTGAATAATAGGATCTGAAATAGAAGAAGCAGAAACCAGTTTCATCCCTTGTTGGCGCATGCGATTACTAACAGCTTCAAAGCGCTCAGTTTCAACTTTTTGGCCGCCGAAGATCAAAACTTCTTTATGCCCTTTCAGCATTTGCTCTGCACTGGTGGTAACTTCACCCATGGTGCTTTGCATATTTTTACTGATATTGCGAAAACGCTTAGATACCAACCGAATAGAAATCGACACAATCGGTGCAATGACGATTAAAATCAGCGACAACTGCCAGCTGTAATAAAACATCATAATAAACAAACCGATAATAGAAGCCCCTTCTCGCACCACTGTCACCAGTGCACCAGAAGATGATGCTGCTACTTGTTCGGAGTCATAAGTAATACGTGATAGCAACGTACCTGTTGATTGCTGATCAAAAAATGAAACCGGCATCCCCATCATATGGCTGAATAAGCGGCGACGGATATGCATCACCACTTTGCCGGAGACCCACGAGATGCAATAGCTTGAAATAAAGCCTGTTATACCTCGAACCACCATTAAGCCGATAACGGCCAGAGGCATCCATTTTAAAATTGAGCTATTAGCCTTACCAAAACCATCGTCGAGCAAGGGTTTTAGTAATGACAGCATAAAGGTGTCACTGGCAGCATTAAGGATTAATGCTATCGCCGCAACAACAAGACCGGTCTTATAAGGAGAGATCAATGGCCAGAGGCGACGAAACGTCTGCCAAGTGGATAGATCTTTATCATTCATCATGCAAATACCAGCACCAGAAGAAATAGCGGCCCATTCTACTCATTATGGCCTCCAACGCCAAATTGCTGGTGATACCAACGAGGCATTAAATGTTCCCTATAACCATTAATTTGCCAACTATCGCTGTAAAAATAAACACTTAATTGCCCCGACACCGAGGTATCATGCCAAATAATGTTATTTTTTTGATAGCGTTTAGTCACTTTTCTGGCCGGAAGATGCCATTGGTTATAGCGTGCAACAGAGGCAAAAGCCAATTCCGGCTTTACTGCCCGCAGAAAAGGGGGTGTAGAAGAGGTATTGCTCCCATGATGAGGAACCTGCAGTAACGTTGAAGCTAATTTAGCACGAGAATTTTTAATCAACTCTCTCTCACTGCGCATTTCAAGGTCACCAGTCAGTAATAAGCTGTGTTTGCCATCATCAACACGAATCACACATGAATCATCATTCTGAGCATTAGCAACCTGCACTCGCGGCCATAACACTTCAAAATTCAAACCTTGCCACTGCCATGCTACCCCTTGTTTGCAGGGCAAAGTATTTACAGCATCTTTTAAGGGAAAAGGAGCACGAACCGTCGCCATGGGAAAAGCAGTCTGAATCTCGGCTAGACCTCCAGTATGATCCTGATGATCATGACTGAGAATAATTTGCTCAACAGTGATACCCCGCCAACGTAAATAAGGCAAAATCACCATTGATGCCATGCTGCCAGTTGCCCAGCGATTACCTGTATCAAAAATAATGGCTTTCCCCTTGTGCTCAATGACTACCGCCAGACCATGCCCAATATCTAACATATCAACCCGCCATTGGTATTCATCACGGCGCTGAGTCAATAATACTAGATTCACACAAAGCACCATGACCCCAATAGAATAGTTACGCCACCATCCAAAACGCCATATAAACATGGCTAGCCAACCACTGAATCCGATAGCAACTGATGCCGTTCCAGTATGAAACCAGCCCATTCTCATCAGACTCAGCGGGAAGAGTACCGCAGTCAACGATATATCAGCCAACGACCAGAACACCCCAGCAACCACAGGAAGGAGAGAGAAAGCCAAAGCCAGCAAAACACAAGGGACAGTAATTAAGGAAACGAGAGGCACTGCCCACAGGTTTGCAAGTATCGAGAATAAACTGATGCCGCGAAACAACGTTATTTGCAACGGCATCAACAGCAACATCATACCTAATTGCAAATGGATCGCGCGAATAACTAGCCCTTGCCAACCCGTTTTAAAACGCGGGGAAAGCGGTACCCAATAAAACCAACATATCAAACTAAATACCGCCAAACAGGAGAGCCAAAAACTATCCGAAAGTATTGCAAGAGGATCACTAAGTAAAATTAGCGCTAGTGCCCATAACCATACTTGCCATGCACTACAGGAGACATTAAAAAGCCTAAGCAGCAACCATAATGTCAGTGCCATAGCAGCTCTAACTGCCGGGGGATTCGCCCCTGCTAGCCAAACGTAAATAACAGCAACCATCCAGCCAGTTAATAGCGGAAACAGCGGACCAACTCGACTAACCGGCAGTAAAAACTGAATCGCCCGAGCCAGCCCCCCACCAAATAACGCCGCCATAGCAATGTGTAAACCTGAAATCGCCATTAAATGGGCCGTACCGGTATCACGCAACATCGCCCAATACTGGGGTTCCAGTTGGCTCCTTTCACCAAAAGCCAGTGCCAGCAATATCTGCCGTTGTTTATAGGGTTCAAGTTGCCGTTCCACAACACGGATGATTTGCTGACGAGCATTACAAGGCGCATCAAGTAATTCGGCTCTAATGATTCGTCCCTGTAATGGACGGCGATTTGCTATAGCCCAACGCTGGCTATCAAAACCGCCTTCGTTGAGCAAACTATGCACACCTCGCATTCGCAGCCAGAACTGCCATTGTTGCCCAGCACAATAATCCAGGCCCTCTTGCCATTTGACGGTGACCTTAATAGCAGGAAATACTTTCTTCCCATTTACCTGCTGAATATCTAATAGAACCTTATTACCTTCTACCCAAACCAAATGTGAATTATTTATTGTGGCGACGATCTGTTGATCTCCCTGAGTGAATTGCTCAATCTGCATCAACATCTTATCGCCGTGCCAACATCCCCAAACAAAACTCATCAGAGCCAATGTAAGACACTGACAATAAGTATTGCCGCTAACCCATAGCAATGCGCCCAATGCCAGTAACACGCCAATCACCCTGGGGCCTGGGAGATGAGGTAGCAAAATAAGAGGTAAAAGACCCGCGATGATAGCAAACGCGCAATGATCTGTTGATAAAGTGATAAGCAACCATCCATGTTATGACTCTCAAATAG
It encodes the following:
- the msbA gene encoding lipid A ABC transporter ATP-binding protein/permease MsbA gives rise to the protein MMNDKDLSTWQTFRRLWPLISPYKTGLVVAAIALILNAASDTFMLSLLKPLLDDGFGKANSSILKWMPLAVIGLMVVRGITGFISSYCISWVSGKVVMHIRRRLFSHMMGMPVSFFDQQSTGTLLSRITYDSEQVAASSSGALVTVVREGASIIGLFIMMFYYSWQLSLILIVIAPIVSISIRLVSKRFRNISKNMQSTMGEVTTSAEQMLKGHKEVLIFGGQKVETERFEAVSNRMRQQGMKLVSASSISDPIIQLIASFALAFVLYAASFPSVMETLTAGTITVVFSAMIALMRPLKSLTNVNAQFQRGMAACQTLFTILDMEQEKDEGKLEVERAKGEIEFRHVTFYYPGKDTPALNDINMHIDAGKTVALVGRSGSGKSTIANLMTRFYDVSEGSILLDGHDLRDYRLGALRNQVALVSQNVHLFNDTVANNIAYARDEQYSRAEIEEAARMAYAMDFINKMENGLDTVIGENGVMLSGGQRQRIAIARALLRDCPILILDEATSALDTESERAIQAALDELQKNRTSLVIAHRLSTIEKADEILVIEDGRIVERGMHAELLAKKGVYAQLNRMQFGQ
- a CDS encoding ComEC family protein → MLITLSTDHCAFAIIAGLLPLILLPHLPGPRVIGVLLALGALLWVSGNTYCQCLTLALMSFVWGCWHGDKMLMQIEQFTQGDQQIVATINNSHLVWVEGNKVLLDIQQVNGKKVFPAIKVTVKWQEGLDYCAGQQWQFWLRMRGVHSLLNEGGFDSQRWAIANRRPLQGRIIRAELLDAPCNARQQIIRVVERQLEPYKQRQILLALAFGERSQLEPQYWAMLRDTGTAHLMAISGLHIAMAALFGGGLARAIQFLLPVSRVGPLFPLLTGWMVAVIYVWLAGANPPAVRAAMALTLWLLLRLFNVSCSAWQVWLWALALILLSDPLAILSDSFWLSCLAVFSLICWFYWVPLSPRFKTGWQGLVIRAIHLQLGMMLLLMPLQITLFRGISLFSILANLWAVPLVSLITVPCVLLALAFSLLPVVAGVFWSLADISLTAVLFPLSLMRMGWFHTGTASVAIGFSGWLAMFIWRFGWWRNYSIGVMVLCVNLVLLTQRRDEYQWRVDMLDIGHGLAVVIEHKGKAIIFDTGNRWATGSMASMVILPYLRWRGITVEQIILSHDHQDHTGGLAEIQTAFPMATVRAPFPLKDAVNTLPCKQGVAWQWQGLNFEVLWPRVQVANAQNDDSCVIRVDDGKHSLLLTGDLEMRSERELIKNSRAKLASTLLQVPHHGSNTSSTPPFLRAVKPELAFASVARYNQWHLPARKVTKRYQKNNIIWHDTSVSGQLSVYFYSDSWQINGYREHLMPRWYHQQFGVGGHNE
- the hglS gene encoding 2-oxoadipate dioxygenase/decarboxylase HglS — protein: MSHQPFVHPDEIRARFSSAMSDMYQTEVPLYGDLLELVAETNRQTMEQLPELTRHLHQTGEIGRLNMERHGAIRVGTATELTTLRRLFAVMGMAPVGYYDLAPAGVPVHSTAFRAVHETSLQICPFRIFTSLLRLELIEQPELRQRAIDTLAKRNIFTSRLIELIVKHETAGGLTSNEAADFITESLETFRWHNQATVSAEIYHQLHDQHRLIADVIAFKGPHINHLTPRTLNIDAVQAAMLKHNITPKAVIEGPPPRHCPILLRQTSFKALEEKIAFVSSDGHIVQGSHTARFGEIEQRGAALTAKGRNLYDRLLQAAQDQLQAPANEENAAQYMAILSEKFSQFPDDYPTMRAEKLAFFRYFPTEKKLSEPTASMQNLTLDELIGAGFIQFEPLVYEDFLPVSAAGIFQSNLGDKGQNHFAGHSSKQDFQQDLGSDVIDELQLYEKTQQHSLTACAAALKLTSLSL
- the lpxK gene encoding tetraacyldisaccharide 4'-kinase, translated to MIERIWSGKSWLYLLLLPLSWLYGVITWLIRVSYTLGWRSAWRSPVPIIIVGNLTVGGNGKTPVVIWLVEQLKQRGYRIGVVSRGYGGKSVYPLLLSSETTTTQAGDEPVLIYQRTGAPVAVSPKRSDAVQALLKSHNLDFIITDDGLQHYALQRDFELVVIDGVRRFGNGWWLPAGPMRERAGRLRSVDAVITNGGIAATGEIPMQLVAREAVNLVTGERFPAQQLQHVVAMAGIGHPPRFFATLSLLGIELKKEYAFADHQDYSLSQLSSLTSGPQILLMTEKDAVKCRAFAQPNWWYLPVDAQLPPDQAEQLLLKIQALSHHSA